Proteins found in one Triticum urartu cultivar G1812 chromosome 4, Tu2.1, whole genome shotgun sequence genomic segment:
- the LOC125552389 gene encoding protein NRT1/ PTR FAMILY 8.3-like — translation MDAAQETRLLLQEDGDQDASLYTGDGSVDIKGRPATRCDTGNWRACVFILGNECCERLAYYGIAKNLVTYLKVKLHQGNLEAARNVTTWQGTCYLSPLIGAILADSYWGKYWTIAVFSSIYFIGLAVLMLSASLPALQPPSCLGTVCPEASLLQNGTFFLGLYMIALGTGGIKPCVSSFGADQFDDSDPTERVKQGSFFNWFYFCINIGALVSGTVIVWIQDNSGWGIGFAIPTVFMALAIASFFSASDMYRFQKPGGSPLTRVCQVVVSAFRKWHVELPHDTALLYEVDGQNSAIEGSRKLEHTSELEFLDKAAIISSTDAKSDLFTNPWRLCTVTQVEELKILVRMFPVWATTIIFNAVYAQNSSMFLEQGMVLDKRVGSFNVPPASLSSFDVISVMIWVPLYDRVLIPIARKFTGREKGFSELQRIGIGLVLSIIAMVSAAFVELKRLEIAASEGLIHEKAVVPMSILWQIPQYFFVGAAEVFTNIGQLEFFYDQAPDAMRSLCAAFALVTVSAGSYLSSFILTMVSYVTTRGGDPGWIPDNLNEGHLDRFFWLIAGISFVNLLVYISCAMKYKYKNV, via the exons ATGGACGCAGCACAAGAGACGAGATTGCTGCTCCAAGAGGATGGGGATCAG GATGCAAGTCTTTACACAGGTGATGGGTCCGTTGACATCAAAGGCCGTCCCGCAACAAGGTGCGACACAGGCAATTGGCGAGCATGCGTCTTCATCCTAG GAAATGAGTGTTGTGAGCGTCTGGCCTACTATGGAATTGCAAAAAACCTAGTCACTTATCTCAAAGTAAAGCTTCATCAAGGCAATCTTGAAGCTGCAAGAAATGTTACCACTTGGCAAGGGACATGCTATCTCTCTCCCCTCATTGGGGCCATCCTAGCAGATTCTTATTGGGGAAAGTACTGGACTATTGCTGTTTTCTCATCAATTTATTTCATC GGCCTGGCTGTTTTAATGCTTTCAGCATCACTTCCAGCACTTCAACCACCTTCATGTTTAGGAACTGTTTGTCCAGAAGCAAGCTTACTTCAGAATGGCACATTTTTCCTAGGTCTCTATATGATTGCCCTAGGGACTGGAGGTATTAAACCATGTGTGTCATCCTTTGGGGCTGATCAATTTGATGACAGTGATCCAACAGAGAGAGTAAAGCAGGGTTCCTTCTTCAACTGGTTCTATTTCTGCATAAATATCGGTGCACTCGTATCAGGCACTGTTATTGTTTGGATACAAGATAACTCGGGTTGGGGAATAGGATTTGCCATTCCTACTGTATTTATGGCATTGGCTATTGCAAGCTTCTTTTCAGCTTCAGATATGTATAGATTTCAGAAACCTGGTGGGAGTCCACTCACAAGAGTGTGTCAGGTCGTTGTCTCAGCATTCCGTAAGTGGCATGTTGAATTGCCACATGACACTGCTCTTTTATATGAAGTTGATGGTCAAAATTCAGCAATAGAGGGAAGCAGAAAGCTGGAGCACACAAGTGAACTTGA ATTCCTTGACAAGGCTGCCATCATCTCATCTACTGATGCCAAGAGTGACCTCTTTACAAACCCATGGAGGCTATGCACAGTCACCCAAGTGGAAGAACTGAAGATCCTAGTAAGAATGTTCCCGGTCTGGGCAACTACTATCATATTCAATGCGGTGTACGCTCAGAACTCCTCCATGTTCCTAGAGCAGGGAATGGTTCTCGACAAGCGGGTCGGGTCTTTTAATGTTCCTCCTGCGTCCCTCTCGAGCTTTGACGTGATCAGTGTCATGATCTGGGTTCCACTTTATGACCGTGTTCTCATACCTATAGCCAGAAAGTTCACTGGAAGAGAAAAGGGTTTCTCGGAACTACAACGGATTGGCATTGGATTGGTGCTGTCCATTATTGCAATGGTGTCTGCAGCTTTTGTTGAGTTGAAGCGCTTGGAGATTGCCGCGTCTGAAGGTCTTATCCATGAGAAGGCTGTGGTTCCGATGAGCATTCTTTGGCAAATACCGCAGTATTTCTTTGTTGGTGCTGCCGAGGTTTTCACTAATATAGGTCAGCTTGAGTTCTTCTATGATCAGGCCCCAGATGCCATGAGGAGTTTATGTGCTGCATTTGCGCTCGTCACGGTCTCAGCGGGGAGCTATTTAAGCTCGTTCATACTGACCATGGTGTCGTATGTTACAACTCGAGGTGGAGATCCTGGATGGATCCCGGATAACCTGAATGAAGGCCATCTTGACCGGTTCTTCTGGTTGATTGCAGGGATCAGCTTTGTGAATTTGCTGGTTTACATCAGTTGTGCGATGAAATACAAATATAAGAATGTGTGA
- the LOC125552391 gene encoding protein NRT1/ PTR FAMILY 8.3-like isoform X2 — MDAAEERRLLVQGDGDHEPLLLPSQDASVYTGDGSVDIKGRPATRRATGNWRACFFILGTECCERLAYYGIATNLVTYLKIKLHQGNLEAARNVITWQGTCYLTTLVGAILADSYWGKYWTIAVFSSIYFIGLAGLTISASLPALQPPSCLGSVCPEPSLLQNGTFFLGLYMIALGTGGIKPCVSSFGADQFDDSDPTERVKQGSFFNWFYFCINVGALLSGTVIVWIQDNSGWGIGFAIPTVFMALAIASFFSASNMYRFQKPGGSPITRVCQVVVAAFRKWHIELPLDASLLYEVDSQNSAIEGSRKLEHTSELEFLDKAAIISSTDAKSDFSANPWRLCTVTQVEELKILVRMFPVWATTIIFSAVFAQSSVFVEQGMVLDKRVGSFDIPPASLFTFNGISVMIWIAIYDRVLIPIARKFTGREKGFSELQRMGIGLALSIATMVSAALVELKRLEIARTEGLIHENVAVPMSILWQIPQYCFAGAAEIFTAIGQVEFFYSQAPDAMRSLCAALALVTVTVGSYLSSIILTLVSYLTTQGGDAGWIPDNLNEGHLDRFFWLMAGISFVNLLVYIGCAMRYKYKNS; from the exons ATGGACGCGGCAGAGGAGAGGAGACTGCTGGTCCAAGGGGACGGGGATCACGAGCCGCTCCTCCTTCCTTCCCAG GATGCAAGTGTTTACACAGGGGATGGATCCGTCGACATCAAAGGCCGTCCTGCGACGAGGCGCGCCACGGGCAACTGGCGAGCCTGCTTCTTCATCCTAG GAACTGAGTGTTGTGAGCGTCTGGCCTACTATGGAATTGCAACAAACCTAGTTACTTATCTGAAAATAAAGCTTCATCAAGGCAATCTTGAAGCTGCAAGAAATGTTATCACTTGGCAAGGGACATGCTATCTGACTACCCTCGTTGGAGCCATCCTAGCAGATTCTTATTGGGGAAAGTACTGGACTATTGCTGTTTTCTCATCGATTTATTTCATT GGTCTGGCTGGTTTAACGATTTCAGCATCACTTCCAGCACTTCAACCACCTTCATGTTTAGGATCTGTCTGTCCAGAACCAAGCCTACTTCAGAATGGCACATTTTTCCTGGGTCTCTATATGATTGCCCTAGGAACTGGAGGCATTAAACCTTGTGTGTCATCCTTTGGAGCGGATCAATTTGATGACAGTGATCCGACAGAGAGAGTAAAGCAGGGTTCCTTCTTCAACTGGTTCTATTTCTGCATAAATGTCGGTGCACTCTTATCAGGCACTGTTATTGTTTGGATACAAGATAACTCAGGTTGGGGAATAGGATTTGCCATTCCTACTGTATTTATGGCATTGGCTATTGCAAGCTTCTTTTCAGCCTCAAATATGTACAGATTTCAGAAACCCGGTGGGAGTCCAATTACAAGAGTGTGCCAGGTTGTTGTCGCAGCATTCCGTAAGTGGCATATCGAGTTGCCACTCGATGCATCTCTTCTGTATGAGGTTGATAGTCAAAATTCAGCAATAGAGGGAAGCCGGAAGCTGGAGCACACAAGTGAACTTGA ATTCCTTGACAAGGCTGCCATCATCTCATCTACTGATGCCAAGAGTGACTTTTCTGCAAACCCATGGAGGCTATGCACTGTCACCCAAGTGGAAGAACTGAAGATCCTTGTAAGAATGTTCCCGGTTTGGGCTACTACTATCATATTCAGCGCGGTATTTGCTCAGAGCTCCGTATTCGTGGAGCAGGGAATGGTTCTTGACAAACGGGTTGGATCTTTCGATATTCCTCCGGCATCCCTATTTACTTTCAATGGAATCAGTGTCATGATCTGGATTGCAATTTATGACCGCGTCCTCATACCCATAGCTAGAAAGTTCACTGGAAGGGAAAAGGGTTTCTCTGAGCTACAGCGAATGGGCATTGGATTAGCCCTGTCCATTGCGACAATGGTATCTGCAGCTCTTGTTGAGTTGAAGCGCTTAGAGATTGCCAGGACTGAGGGTCTCATCCATGAGAATGTTGCTGTTCCAATGAGCATTCTTTGGCAAATACCACAGTATTGCTTTGCTGGTGCTGCCGAGATTTTCACCGCTATAGGTCAAGTCGAGTTCTTCTACAGTCAGGCCCCAGATGCCATGAGGAGCTTATGTGCTGCATTAGCACTTGTTACGGTCACGGTGGGAAGCTATTTAAGCTCAATCATATTGACCTTGGtgtcataccttacaactcaagGAGGAGATGCAGGATGGATCCCGGATAATTTGAACGAAGGCCATCTTGACCGGTTCTTTTGGTTGATGGCAGGGATCAGCTTTGTAAATTTGCTGGTTTACATTGGTTGCGCAATGAGATACAAATATAAGAATTCGTGA
- the LOC125552391 gene encoding protein NRT1/ PTR FAMILY 8.3-like isoform X1 — MDAAEERRLLVQGDGDHEPLLLPSQQDASVYTGDGSVDIKGRPATRRATGNWRACFFILGTECCERLAYYGIATNLVTYLKIKLHQGNLEAARNVITWQGTCYLTTLVGAILADSYWGKYWTIAVFSSIYFIGLAGLTISASLPALQPPSCLGSVCPEPSLLQNGTFFLGLYMIALGTGGIKPCVSSFGADQFDDSDPTERVKQGSFFNWFYFCINVGALLSGTVIVWIQDNSGWGIGFAIPTVFMALAIASFFSASNMYRFQKPGGSPITRVCQVVVAAFRKWHIELPLDASLLYEVDSQNSAIEGSRKLEHTSELEFLDKAAIISSTDAKSDFSANPWRLCTVTQVEELKILVRMFPVWATTIIFSAVFAQSSVFVEQGMVLDKRVGSFDIPPASLFTFNGISVMIWIAIYDRVLIPIARKFTGREKGFSELQRMGIGLALSIATMVSAALVELKRLEIARTEGLIHENVAVPMSILWQIPQYCFAGAAEIFTAIGQVEFFYSQAPDAMRSLCAALALVTVTVGSYLSSIILTLVSYLTTQGGDAGWIPDNLNEGHLDRFFWLMAGISFVNLLVYIGCAMRYKYKNS; from the exons ATGGACGCGGCAGAGGAGAGGAGACTGCTGGTCCAAGGGGACGGGGATCACGAGCCGCTCCTCCTTCCTTCCCAG CAGGATGCAAGTGTTTACACAGGGGATGGATCCGTCGACATCAAAGGCCGTCCTGCGACGAGGCGCGCCACGGGCAACTGGCGAGCCTGCTTCTTCATCCTAG GAACTGAGTGTTGTGAGCGTCTGGCCTACTATGGAATTGCAACAAACCTAGTTACTTATCTGAAAATAAAGCTTCATCAAGGCAATCTTGAAGCTGCAAGAAATGTTATCACTTGGCAAGGGACATGCTATCTGACTACCCTCGTTGGAGCCATCCTAGCAGATTCTTATTGGGGAAAGTACTGGACTATTGCTGTTTTCTCATCGATTTATTTCATT GGTCTGGCTGGTTTAACGATTTCAGCATCACTTCCAGCACTTCAACCACCTTCATGTTTAGGATCTGTCTGTCCAGAACCAAGCCTACTTCAGAATGGCACATTTTTCCTGGGTCTCTATATGATTGCCCTAGGAACTGGAGGCATTAAACCTTGTGTGTCATCCTTTGGAGCGGATCAATTTGATGACAGTGATCCGACAGAGAGAGTAAAGCAGGGTTCCTTCTTCAACTGGTTCTATTTCTGCATAAATGTCGGTGCACTCTTATCAGGCACTGTTATTGTTTGGATACAAGATAACTCAGGTTGGGGAATAGGATTTGCCATTCCTACTGTATTTATGGCATTGGCTATTGCAAGCTTCTTTTCAGCCTCAAATATGTACAGATTTCAGAAACCCGGTGGGAGTCCAATTACAAGAGTGTGCCAGGTTGTTGTCGCAGCATTCCGTAAGTGGCATATCGAGTTGCCACTCGATGCATCTCTTCTGTATGAGGTTGATAGTCAAAATTCAGCAATAGAGGGAAGCCGGAAGCTGGAGCACACAAGTGAACTTGA ATTCCTTGACAAGGCTGCCATCATCTCATCTACTGATGCCAAGAGTGACTTTTCTGCAAACCCATGGAGGCTATGCACTGTCACCCAAGTGGAAGAACTGAAGATCCTTGTAAGAATGTTCCCGGTTTGGGCTACTACTATCATATTCAGCGCGGTATTTGCTCAGAGCTCCGTATTCGTGGAGCAGGGAATGGTTCTTGACAAACGGGTTGGATCTTTCGATATTCCTCCGGCATCCCTATTTACTTTCAATGGAATCAGTGTCATGATCTGGATTGCAATTTATGACCGCGTCCTCATACCCATAGCTAGAAAGTTCACTGGAAGGGAAAAGGGTTTCTCTGAGCTACAGCGAATGGGCATTGGATTAGCCCTGTCCATTGCGACAATGGTATCTGCAGCTCTTGTTGAGTTGAAGCGCTTAGAGATTGCCAGGACTGAGGGTCTCATCCATGAGAATGTTGCTGTTCCAATGAGCATTCTTTGGCAAATACCACAGTATTGCTTTGCTGGTGCTGCCGAGATTTTCACCGCTATAGGTCAAGTCGAGTTCTTCTACAGTCAGGCCCCAGATGCCATGAGGAGCTTATGTGCTGCATTAGCACTTGTTACGGTCACGGTGGGAAGCTATTTAAGCTCAATCATATTGACCTTGGtgtcataccttacaactcaagGAGGAGATGCAGGATGGATCCCGGATAATTTGAACGAAGGCCATCTTGACCGGTTCTTTTGGTTGATGGCAGGGATCAGCTTTGTAAATTTGCTGGTTTACATTGGTTGCGCAATGAGATACAAATATAAGAATTCGTGA
- the LOC125552393 gene encoding protein GID8 homolog: protein MFLSRIVLRDLDSIDSPASMATSKKVVTRDEWERKLRDVKIRKEDMNRLVMNFLVTEGFVDAADKFRVESGTQPDIDLATITDRMEVKKAVQSGNVQEAIEKINDLNPTILDTNPELYFHLQQQKLIELIRAGKINEALEFAQEELAPRGEENQTFLEEIEKTVALLVFEDVKNCPYGELLDVSQRLKTASEVNAAILTSQSHEKDPKLPSLLKMLIWTQNQLNEKAAYPRINNLSTAALEDPAI from the exons ATGTTCCTCTCCCGCATCGTCCTGCGCGACCTGGACTCCATCGACTCCCCCGCCTCCATGGCGACCTCCAAGAAGGTGGTGACGCGCGACGAGTGGGAGCGCAAGCTCCGCGACGTCAAGATCCGCAAGGAGGACATGAACCGCCTCGTCATGAACTTCCTCGTCACCGAGGGCTTCGTCGACGCCGCCGACAAGTTCCGCGTCGAGTCCGGCACCCAAC CGGACATCGACCTGGCCACCATCACGGATCGGATGGAGGTGAAAAAGGCGGTTCAGTCAGGGAATGTCCAGGAGGCAATCGAGAAGATCAACGATCTTAACCCCACG ATTCTGGATACAAATCCCGAATTATACTTCCATCTCCAGCAGCAAAAATTAATAGAGTTGATTCGTGCGGGGAAGATAAATGAAGCTTTGGAGTTTGCTCAAGAAGAACTTGCACCAAGAGGCGAAGAAAAT CAAACCTTTCTGGAGGAAATAGAGAAAACTGTAGCACTGTTGGTTTTTGAAGATGTAAAAAATTGCCCATATGGTGAACTGTTGGACGTTTCTCAACGCTTAAAGACGGCAAGTGAAGTTAACGCTGCCATTCTCACAAGCCAAAGTCACGAGAAAG ATCCAAAGCTCCCCAgtctgttgaagatgttgatttGGACTCAAAACCAGCTGAACGAAAAGGCGGCATATCCTCGAATCAACAActtatccaccgccgcactggaAGATCCAGCAATATGA
- the LOC125552390 gene encoding pentatricopeptide repeat-containing protein At4g37170-like, with protein sequence MRTKPPTFSVTTASQLHDAIDRLLPLLRADAAHAPAARALAAAAASLPPSTLLSNRLLHLLSSNAASLPDALALLSSAPSPDRCSYNTLVAALCRSPRHLASARALFDRMPHRDQFSWSAIVSAYSRHGRPLDALALYRRMQGEPGSADADNQFTASSALAAATAARCARAGRELHCHVARRGIGAGDAVMWSALVDMYAKCGRLDDARRVFDGMLVRDVVSWTAMVERYFDAGRAGEGFRLFLQMLRARGVRPNEFTYAGVLRACAELAVESLGRQVHGRMSKSSIGDSCFAESALLHMYSKCGDMASVVLVFEGMPKADLVSWTAMISGYAQNGQPEEAFRYFDMFLRSGIRPDHVTFVGVLSACAHAGLVDKGLEVFHFIKDTYGIAHTADHYACVIDLLSRSGQFERAEEMINKMAVKPNKFLWASLLGGCRIHKNVRLARRAAEALFEIEPENPATYVTLANTYASVGLFDEVEGVRKIMDAKGITKMPASSWIEVGRRVHVFLVGDKSHPRTEEIYALLKKLYGKMREEGYVADTGFVLHDVEDEQKEHDIGYHSERLAVAFGIIATPEGSPIKVFKNLRICGDCHTAIKLISQIAQREIIVRDSNIFHHFKNGVCSCRDYW encoded by the coding sequence ATGAGGACCAAGCCCCCGACCTTCTCGGTCACCACCGCGTCGCAGCTCCACGACGCCATCGACCGCCTCCTCCCGCTGCTCCGCGCCGACGCCGCCCACGCCCCGGCCGCGCGCGCGCTCGCCgcggccgccgcctcgctcccGCCCTCCACGCTGCTCTCCAAccgcctcctccacctcctctcCTCCAACGCCGCCTCCCTCCCCGACGCCCTCGCCCTCCTCTCCTCCGCCCCGAGCCCCGACCGCTGCTCCTACAACACCCTCGTCGCCGCGCTCTGCCGCTCGCCGCGCCACCTCGCCTCCGCGCGCGCGCTGTTCGACCGAATGCCCCACAGGGACCAGTTCTCCTGGTCCGCCATCGTCTCCGCCTACTCCCGCCACGGCCGGCCCCTCGACGCGCTCGCGCTCTACCGCCGGATGCAGGGGGAGCCCGGGAGCGCCGACGCCGACAACCAGTTCACCGCGTCCAGCGCGCTcgctgccgccaccgccgcccggtGCGCCCGCGCGGGCAGGGAGCTGCACTGCCACGTGGCCAGGAGAGGGATCGGCGCGGGCGATGCCGTCATGTGGAGCGCGCTGGTGGACATGTACGCCAAGTGCGGCCGGTTGGACGATGCCAGGAGGGTGTTCGATGGGATGCTGGTCCGGGACGTCGTCTCCTGGACGGCGATGGTGGAGAGGTACTTTGACGCCGGGCGCGCCGGGGAAGGATTCAGGCTGTTCCTCCAGATGCTGAGAGCCAGAGGTGTTCGACCGAATGAGTTCACGTACGCGGGGGTTCTGCGTGCTTGCGCTGAGCTCGCCGTCGAGAGCCTCGGGAGGCAGGTGCATGGCCGAATGTCAAAGAGCAGCATCGGCGACTCGTGCTTTGCAGAGAGCGCGCTCCTGCACATGTACTCCAAGTGCGGGGACATGGCCAGTGTGGTGCTTGTATTCGAGGGGATGCCAAAGGCAGACCTGGTGTCGTGGACGGCAATGATCTCTGGCTATGCGCAGAATGGTCAGCCAGAGGAGGCGTTTCGCTACTTCGACATGTTCTTGAGGTCAGGAATTAGGCCTGATCATGTCACGTTCGTTGGTGTTCTCTCTGCTTGTGCTCATGCTGGTCTGGTCGACAAAGGTCTGGAGGTCTTCCATTTTATAAAGGATACGTATGGCATTGCACACACCGCTGATCATTATGCTTGCGTGATCGATCTACTCAGCCGATCAGGTCAGTTTGAACGGGCAGAGGAGATGATCAACAAGATGGCTGTCAAGCCTAACAAGTTCCTGTGGGCATCCTTGCTTGGTGGCTGCAGGATTCACAAGAATGTCCGCTTAGCTAGGCGGGCAGCGGAAGCATTGTTCGAAATAGAACCTGAAAATCCTGCGACCTATGTTACTCTAGCTAATACTTATGCATCGGTCGGTCTGTTTGATGAAGTTGAGGGTGTAAGAAAGATCATGGATGCAAAGGGCATAACGAAAATGCCGGCGTCAAGTTGGATTGAAGTTGGAAGAAGGGTGCACGTATTTCTGGTCGGTGATAAGTCACATCCTCGAACTGAAGAAATCTATGCCCTTCTGAAAAAGCTTTATGGGAAAATGAGGGAAGAAGGGTATGTAGCGGACACCGGATTTGTTCTCCATGATGTTGAAGATGAGCAGAAGGAGCATGACATTGGCTACCACAGCGAACGACTTGCTGTTGCATTTGGGATCATTGCCACTCCTGAGGGTTCCCCTATCAAGGTTTTCAAGAATCTGCGGATATGTGGGGACTGTCACACTGCTATTAAGCTCATATCGCAGATTGCTCAGAGAGAGATCATCGTAAGGGACTCGAATATATTTCATCACTTCAAGAACGGGGTTTGTTCTTGCAGAGACTATTGGTAA
- the LOC125552391 gene encoding protein NRT1/ PTR FAMILY 8.3-like isoform X3 → MDAAEERRLLVQGDGDHEPLLLPSQDASVYTGDGSVDIKGRPATRRATGNWRACFFILGTECCERLAYYGIATNLVTYLKIKLHQGNLEAARNVITWQGTCYLTTLVGAILADSYWGKYWTIAVFSSIYFIGLAGLTISASLPALQPPSCLGSVCPEPSLLQNGTFFLGLYMIALGTGGIKPCVSSFGADQFDDSDPTERVKQGSFFNWFYFCINVGALLSGTVIVWIQDNSGWGIGFAIPTVFMALAIASFFSASNMYRFQKPGGSPITRVCQVVVAAFRKWHIELPLDASLLYEVDSQNSAIEGSRKLEHTKNEYLNATKGIWIGGVHAKMYGLSSWWAAIISSTDAKSDFSANPWRLCTVTQVEELKILVRMFPVWATTIIFSAVFAQSSVFVEQGMVLDKRVGSFDIPPASLFTFNGISVMIWIAIYDRVLIPIARKFTGREKGFSELQRMGIGLALSIATMVSAALVELKRLEIARTEGLIHENVAVPMSILWQIPQYCFAGAAEIFTAIGQVEFFYSQAPDAMRSLCAALALVTVTVGSYLSSIILTLVSYLTTQGGDAGWIPDNLNEGHLDRFFWLMAGISFVNLLVYIGCAMRYKYKNS, encoded by the exons ATGGACGCGGCAGAGGAGAGGAGACTGCTGGTCCAAGGGGACGGGGATCACGAGCCGCTCCTCCTTCCTTCCCAG GATGCAAGTGTTTACACAGGGGATGGATCCGTCGACATCAAAGGCCGTCCTGCGACGAGGCGCGCCACGGGCAACTGGCGAGCCTGCTTCTTCATCCTAG GAACTGAGTGTTGTGAGCGTCTGGCCTACTATGGAATTGCAACAAACCTAGTTACTTATCTGAAAATAAAGCTTCATCAAGGCAATCTTGAAGCTGCAAGAAATGTTATCACTTGGCAAGGGACATGCTATCTGACTACCCTCGTTGGAGCCATCCTAGCAGATTCTTATTGGGGAAAGTACTGGACTATTGCTGTTTTCTCATCGATTTATTTCATT GGTCTGGCTGGTTTAACGATTTCAGCATCACTTCCAGCACTTCAACCACCTTCATGTTTAGGATCTGTCTGTCCAGAACCAAGCCTACTTCAGAATGGCACATTTTTCCTGGGTCTCTATATGATTGCCCTAGGAACTGGAGGCATTAAACCTTGTGTGTCATCCTTTGGAGCGGATCAATTTGATGACAGTGATCCGACAGAGAGAGTAAAGCAGGGTTCCTTCTTCAACTGGTTCTATTTCTGCATAAATGTCGGTGCACTCTTATCAGGCACTGTTATTGTTTGGATACAAGATAACTCAGGTTGGGGAATAGGATTTGCCATTCCTACTGTATTTATGGCATTGGCTATTGCAAGCTTCTTTTCAGCCTCAAATATGTACAGATTTCAGAAACCCGGTGGGAGTCCAATTACAAGAGTGTGCCAGGTTGTTGTCGCAGCATTCCGTAAGTGGCATATCGAGTTGCCACTCGATGCATCTCTTCTGTATGAGGTTGATAGTCAAAATTCAGCAATAGAGGGAAGCCGGAAGCTGGAGCACACAA AAAATGAATACCTAaatgcaacaaaaggaatatggATAGGGGGCGTCCATGCCAAAATGTATGGCCTTAGTTCATGGTGG GCTGCCATCATCTCATCTACTGATGCCAAGAGTGACTTTTCTGCAAACCCATGGAGGCTATGCACTGTCACCCAAGTGGAAGAACTGAAGATCCTTGTAAGAATGTTCCCGGTTTGGGCTACTACTATCATATTCAGCGCGGTATTTGCTCAGAGCTCCGTATTCGTGGAGCAGGGAATGGTTCTTGACAAACGGGTTGGATCTTTCGATATTCCTCCGGCATCCCTATTTACTTTCAATGGAATCAGTGTCATGATCTGGATTGCAATTTATGACCGCGTCCTCATACCCATAGCTAGAAAGTTCACTGGAAGGGAAAAGGGTTTCTCTGAGCTACAGCGAATGGGCATTGGATTAGCCCTGTCCATTGCGACAATGGTATCTGCAGCTCTTGTTGAGTTGAAGCGCTTAGAGATTGCCAGGACTGAGGGTCTCATCCATGAGAATGTTGCTGTTCCAATGAGCATTCTTTGGCAAATACCACAGTATTGCTTTGCTGGTGCTGCCGAGATTTTCACCGCTATAGGTCAAGTCGAGTTCTTCTACAGTCAGGCCCCAGATGCCATGAGGAGCTTATGTGCTGCATTAGCACTTGTTACGGTCACGGTGGGAAGCTATTTAAGCTCAATCATATTGACCTTGGtgtcataccttacaactcaagGAGGAGATGCAGGATGGATCCCGGATAATTTGAACGAAGGCCATCTTGACCGGTTCTTTTGGTTGATGGCAGGGATCAGCTTTGTAAATTTGCTGGTTTACATTGGTTGCGCAATGAGATACAAATATAAGAATTCGTGA